CGCCTCGTTGCTGGAAATAAGACACCCGATAATTATTGATTATTCATCACTAATCTATTTCCATACATTACAATAACTTATTGCAACCCAAAGCTTAACACACCGAACAAGATGCCATCACAATAAGCTAAGAGACTTGTACGTAGTAGTTTAAGCACATAAAAGAAAATTGGTAAAAAGAGTAGGAGCTCAACAGTGGGATTATCGATTTCTACTCTAGTTCTTGTGACATGTGGGTTCGAAAGCGAAGGGCCCAACGCTGTAGAGAACATATGGGAGCTTCTTTGAAGTAGATGGTTTCTCAGGCTTCAAGGGGGCGCCCTTCAATCCACCGTTTAGATTAGATGGCTTGCTGCATGCTCTCAATGGTGAAGATACGAGGGAGACGCTGCAATTGTGGAGATCAAAATTGTAGATGGTAATTGGTGCTTGCAGGAAGAAATAACCATTCTTGTCAGTCTTGAACTGGACCGTTAATTCGTTTTTAGCGTCTTTGCATGTTAGCCTTACGGTGGCACCTGTCAAAAAACAATCCCAAAGTGCTCACTTCACTCAGTACTTACACCTGCAGTGGGCAAAAACCAACTACCAAGGCTACCATATCAATGCATGCCAGTAATTTGCTGTGACATACACCTAGAAATGTGAGAAATAAAGGTATAGAGTAAATTTGCCGCTGCTGCTTTAACCCATAAAACTCCAAGCTCGTGATGTTTACTCACACCTGGAAGTTGCAGGCGACATGAAAGCTTTTGTCTCACTCAAAATTAAAATGCGTGTCTCCGTTCAGACAAAATGCCAAGTCACATCAGAAAATCATGATGGCATCTATATgttaaaacaatattttatatatgcatgcattGATTCTAATAAGCATTTAGACAAAGATGTACATGCAGCTATTGCTAATGGTTCTCAATGCAAATTGATGAAAAGATCGGGTACAACATTAAGCATTGCAGTTAAAGTTCTAGTTTAGCGAATAAGATTCAAGAATAGGTTTTGAACTGACGAGGAATTGGTTTAGCTCCCAAAAGGGTGTCGACTCCGGCGTACTTGCATGACTTGCAATAAACAACGCCCTGCACTGCCACATGACTCGATGTAGGTGGCTTGGCCGGAGGATGAGATGGTGGGTGTGTTGGTGGCTTGGTCGGGGACTGAGTTGGAGGCTTGGTTGGTGGCTTAGTTGGGGGCTGAGTTGGTGGTTTAGGCGGGGGTTGAGTTGGAGGTTTGGTTGGTGGCTTAGTTGGAGGTTGAACTGGTGGCTTGGGTGGAGCAGAAGTTGGGGGCTTGGTTGGTGGTTGCACTGGCGCCTTGGGTGGTGGATGAACTGGAGGAGGAGTGGGGGTTGGGGGCTTAGTGGGTGGATGAGGGTGAGGGTGAGGGTGAGGGTGGTGGTGATGGTGGTGGGTTGGTGGGTGACTAGGCGGGACTACAGGTGAAACAGCATGGTAATGAGGAGGAGAAGCCTGAGGCCAAATGGGAGCAGAGACAGTGAAGGTGCTCAGTAACAACAGTGAAAGCTGCACAAGCAAAACAGCTTTAACTACTAGTACTACAACAGCAAACCCCATATTTTGGTAATGTTTAGAGACAAAGAAAGAAGATGGTGAAGTCGGGGTGGCATTGGGAGTGAATTTATATGGGTTTAAGGCCGTGATTCTCTGCGGTTTTTATTGATGAAAATTTTGTTGTATAATTAAGGGGTGGGGTAGGGGTTCGTAGGCTACCATAGCATATTCagaaaatggaatctggaaaTGACTAGATTACTCTGGTCTTCGGAAACAAAGGGCTCGTAACTTTAAATGCGTAAACCAAATTGGAATTGTTTTTCCGATCCACAGATTCTAAATTTAATGTTGCAGTCTAATCTAATGGCTAAGTCAGCTTCTTCACATGCAATGCAAGACAGAGAGAGATTTTGAGCTTAAAACATGGTAAACGACTAAAGGAATTTTGCCCATGCAACCAAATCTAATAAGTTTCCAAGGAGCACTGATTTCAAAACTATTTAATTGAATATGGATTTTTAGAATGATAAATTTAATCTTTTGGGCAACAACCATAGAGTTGGGGAGAAGGTGATGAAAATAAAGTTAAAGGTAAAATGATTATGAATGTCAATAAACAGTTTGTGACGATAAAAATAGACGTGGTGATTTACAGACtggaaattaattaatcaaagtgTGCCTTTCCTAGTGGTCCTTGTTCCCCCAAATGGgtgttgtttttgtttcttttttaaaagagattcagaattttcaattaatttaatacgTACTTGATGACGCTCCTCCATTTTATCAAATACATTACAATGTCGTAATCAAAATTAATCCCCAAATGATTACATACAAATATATTATCTGTAGTTAAAACTTTGAAACCAGAGATAATACCCTTGTTTCTCATTTAATTAAGTACCCAAGTAGAGAGGTAACATGGCTAATTACGCGTTCTTCTTCCAAAAATTGACCCTAATAGGCCTAATCTTCAATTTGCCAAGGCCCAGAAACCTCTAAATTAATTTTCTACCCACAACTTGGAGCCTATGGATTTTGGTTTGTTATTTTATCACCCTATACTTTATCTAATTGATTGCTTGTAATCATCTTTATACAAATATACGCATAGTAAATTCTGGGTGGGGATCctgttatttctatttttttactgTAACCCTGTTATCAAGTTGAAATGAGTATGACCAATAAAGAGGGGTTAAATGACCATCGGAAtgataactcaaaacatgcatatgATTGTAATGGTGCAAGGATAAACTCAACACCACTGTATGgaaaaattgaatttaaagcATTCAAAGGTGATCATCAAGTCGTCTCCTTTTAATTACCCAGATTTGATGAAATCTGGTTGTCAAGCTAATGTTACATCCTTAATCGGCATTAACGATTAGAAAGGTTGTGGGCCGGGTGAGCACTGAGTAGTCTGTTTCCAGTTTTTGTCTGCAATGATTCCTATTGAATAAAAGCCACTGGCCTACGCTTCCAAGCTTCGGTTCATGCAACTTAGCTGATATTGTGTCGGTGGATTTTTTAAACTAGTATCCATATATACTGGTAtcgttatttataaaaatatttataaacatcAAAGTATATAAGATTAAAtaaatcttaaatataaaatattcttcAATAAACTACACAAATACAATTCatcattcaataaatttaaaataaattaatttacctatcacacccatataacatataataaataattaaaatatgtgtattcaaatatagcataaaatagataattaaaacgtaagacttaaaattaattaataatagtatGTGTAATATCTTCTTGTTTCGGTCAATACATCATATTTCAATTGATACAGACAAAATCGACCGATAAAACTAACACCGATTGAAATTTACATTGTAACTAAACTTAAAATTTGTTGCTTTGAATTACTATTAGAAACGAAACATTTTGATGGAACTAAATTGATTATCTTGTGTTCATAcgctaattttaatttataaattacaaaatataatttcGTATTTCATACGTATCATGATAAATTGATTATTGTGTTCCATGATACAATAACTGGTGAGCGGGTAAGTATTGGGTATTCGTATACGTATTACGATAGTCTCCAATGAGAAATGGTGATCGGACACTTCAAATGCTTGTCTGACTGGAAACAACGAGCATCCGATCTCATCACCAACAATATTAGCTAAATTTTAAGTTCATTATTGCGTATCTAAAAGTTACTTCCGGCCGTGGTAAAAGGCTTTTGTAACTGAGAGGGACACTGccatcttatttttctcaatgACTTGTTGCATCAACCGGAAAAGATAAAAGATCATCATGATTACAAGCACGCTCTGCTTCGGCCCATGATAATAATATTTTGCACATCCAATCATTCTAAAAATTTTCTACCAAAATCGCCTCGGCCTCtctccctttcttttttcttccacCCACCCTGTTACGGTTGGACTTAAGGCTTTCATACTTGCAATATATTCCAAATAATCCTTTCccaattttgaaataaaagaataaaataataagcacaCTCAAACTCACGTCCTACTGACAATAATGTTATATCAATTGAatgcatttttttttaattttaaaattttagcgtTAAATTCCAAAAGGCTAAATCTTTAGTTGTTAGACTAGAATGATTCGAGGATGTAATTATTATACAGCTTAGTGTTGTTTCATCCAATTTCTATACAAAGAGGTAAATTCATATAGTACAATGTCTGTGGAGAAGGTATTAGGCAGCAATTCTAGAAGGAGAAGAAGGCTTCCCAAATGGGCTTGAAAGGACTACTTTTCCTGAATTGACTAATCAATTCAGTGGCACACTAGTCTCACCAAACACTTAAGCCCATATAATATATagtaaagaatataaaaaaatagtaccAAAAAATACTGAAAAATAAGTGGGATTACAGGGAGACCAAAACTGTCTCATTTATTACAAACTGTAATGATGAATATTTCAAGCAACAACTCAAGATGAAAGAGTTTCTGAAGCAGCAAAAAAACTTAATATTGCCTCAACACGCATTATTAGGCTTAGTTTCAAAAGGCAAAAGTTATAAACGCTCTTACAAAATCGCTCCCACGTATATTGCTAAAGCAGCTTGCGGATAAAAgataataagataaatattttgtgGACTAATCTTTGATATTCAAATCTGGTTTTTGACACAGCAGCATCTCCTGATTCCTGATTCTCCATCAATAACCAGAATTTGGATATGCACTCACCAATAAGCTGTAACAATCATTATTGAAACATCAGACACGGTCCAACATAGCATGCAATCAAGGTAAAGAATCCCTTTCAATGAATGAAAACAAGTTAATGACGGCTCCAGTCAATAAAGGAACACATATAATTCTTCTACACAAATTGCATGCCATACAACTAACAATGTCATTTTCAGCCAACCAGAAAATCTAAGCATATAAACCAATCAATCTTCCACTCTAAAGCCTAACCATATCATCCCAGATGAATTAAACTGAAAGGACAAAAGTTGGGGGGGGGGAAGGGGAAGATTTTCTATAGCTAGACAATTACCTCCTTACTTTTCTCCATTTATCAACAGCATTAGAATCATTCAGGCAGATTATAATAGAAAGATAAATCAAAGTACTCATTCACAGAATCTGCCTAACTACGATCTTATGTTAATTATCCCGAAGAAcgaaaaagaaattataaatgcTTGTGGAGAATTCATAAGACAATATTTGATCAATTCGATGGTAAACTTTGGTAGAAATTAACATGTcagaacataaacaaataaatggATCAAAACGAAGCATAGCAACAATGAAGATAAGAACAAGATTAATCGGCATAACATAATGCATTTCAAAATATTAGGAATATAGCTCAAAGAAAGAACCATTACCACTAAGTTTGTGCCTCAATCTCTTTATCGTCAGTTGTAGTCCCATTAGCCTCCACACCTTCAGCATCCTCACTTGGTGGCTGAACCTGTTCTTCTTCTGGCAATGGTTCCTCAACATAATCATTCTCAAAAGCATCAGCTGGAACCTCATAAATCCTAACTTGAGGCTTAGATGGATCCTTCACAAGCACATATTTCCCTTCATTCAACTTCATACACAAGTCTACAATAGACTTGACGATCCCCCACATATTCGAAGTATTCAGATTAATTTGGGAAGCAAAATCTCTTGGTTTATACCCAACAACACCTAATATCACATGGTTAAAATGATCCCTAGGATGCACTCTTGTCACATATCCCAATTTCATCAAATCAGCACTGGCTAAAATCGCTTGAGCAGTCCATTTAGCCAACTTATTTGCATTATTTTTCAACTCAGTAGCCAAAACTGCACCCCTTTGGGTCTCCAACTTCTGCCTCCAATCAACACCGGAATACTTGGGATCAAACTCGTTAAGTGCATTCAAAGTAACGAAGGAATTTTTGTTGTTAACCTCAACAACACTCTGAACCTCACACCTTGCGACTAAATACATATCACCATCAAGCTTCCACCTTCTATACCTATATGCCACAGAAGCAACCTCATCACCTTCATTGGCGAACGGATTTGGCTCATCAAAACTCACCTTATTCCCATCCCTAACCAGAACCTGCTGTGAAAAATTCTGATTTATATAAGCCGCTTCCACACTCAACGAATAAGCAGAGTTAATATCATCTTTAGCTTCAGGTAATGGCTCCTGAGAGGTCTCGTGGACGGACAATAAATCTAATTGCGACCCATCTCTTTTATCGAAGAACAGTTTATTCCCAACACGTTGAACAACAATATCCCAGGAATAAACGGACCTGGGGGCACACATTAAAGTTGCCAGAATCGTATCAGTCGCAAAAACAGTTGCTTTATCCTCATTGGCCAATCTTCGGATGACCGGATCGTCGGTTGTGGTGACTTTAAAGAAGTTTCTGTTTTTGAACCTCTCGAGTCTCCGTTCGTTCTTCGGGGTGATTCGATCAAAGGACCTATCGTAATACTCCAAAGCGCCACAGAGAAGTAAGTCTTCGGGGTCGGAGACGGAGAAGGATAATTTGGTGAATGTTGAGAAGGGAATTTGTTCGAGCATGTTCCATTCAGGTTGGATATCAACGGAGGATTTGAAGATGGCAGCTTCACGACGTTGCTGGTTCTGATTGGACCGGTTGAGATTATAAAGACGGTCGCGACGGGCTCGCTCTTTCTCGGCCTCTCTTTTCCGGGCCTCGACTTCTTCATCGCGTCGTTGGGGGAGTTGAGGTCGGTGTTGATTAAAACGCCATTTAGGGCCAAATTTAGGCCGAGGAGTAGGCTTCGTGTCGACTAAACGGAAGGCGGAACCATCGTCGGGGTTAGCGAGAGGGAAGGCGTCGAGGTCGAGAGAGAAATCGAAGGGGGAGTCGGCTGAGCCGGGTTTCCCGGAGGAAGGACGATTAGATGCGTTGGCGTTCGAAGAGGAGAAAGAACGGGTGAAGTCAGCGATTCGGCCGAGCCTCTCGGAACGGGAGAAGGTGGCGTAAGGGACATGGGGAGGGAGTGTGGTGGTCGTGCTTGGTGGGGTAGCGGTGGTTGATTCGGGTGGACCCCAACCGTCGGGATTAAATGGAACAGCTCCTACTTCAAAAACTCCCACCATCGGTAACGAATCTCTGGATTGGATTTTCCTGCAACACCAGCAATATAGAGAGAATCTTactgaaagaagaagaagaaccctACAAGTGATGGGCGTCGTTAATAATATAGTGTCAAAAGTGGGCTTCAACAGGAAATAATTTTGGGCCTAATTACATCTTAGAAGGGCCCTTTAATTGAAAGTATGATTTGGTCCAAGAATCATATACAATCAACCTGCCACTACATGGATTTAATTCACATTATCACCTATGGTATGGGTGAAGACGGACAAACCTACCTTTGTCATGATTGGAATTAGGCAGCAAGATTTTGATATCTTGCTAGTAATCCAATAAGTAGATACATTTCTTTTCTTAACTTAATGTTAATTTCAAATCActcaacttaaataattaaatttattagtatttaaaattttattctatataaaatattattatgaggTTTTTGGTACGCTAATAGTCtactttttttattccacaaccAGTCTTATAAATTTAACCCTATTTGTGGAGTTTAAAAACTTCGCTACTAGTGTacccaatatatttttttaattttttaatacttcTTTAACATCATACTCCTCAAgcattcttttcttttccatatttcTTTTAGGGTTAAAATATGCGTATTGAGAATGTAGATGCTATTGAGGCTATTGATGTAGGgagtgatgaaattgaaaagaaGAAGAGCAACAACAACAAAGAGAATGAGGAGGCTATTGGGGCTATTGCTGTTGTTGACGGTGCAATCGATGCAGGGGCTGAGGATGAAAccgaaaagaagaaaagaaaaagaaaagatgcaGCAGAGGAGTAGATGAGCAGGTTTCAGAACTTTACTTTTAATTACAAAATCTTTTTCTATTGCTTGTATTTTTGGCAACTATTGTTACTTTGTTGTAATTTTAGTGTTTtgctttttgaaaattaagaatttagtccctatatttgtATTTCTAGAAATTTATCTTCTTTACTTTTCACATtctaaaattcaagttcaatatTAATAGTGTTAATTTTCTTTTAGGTTTAATTAGTTGTTGTGACATTttgaaacaataaaaaattactcATTTGGTAATCacgtaattaaaaaaatgttctaattaacttgaatttaacaaaaaaattaacaattagacttaacttttaaaatttaaaaaaatacaaaaactaaattcctaaaaaattTAACCTTCTTTTTAGAGACAAGACCTTGTACTAGTCTAATGCCACCTTGTGTGCTGCTAACACACCTCCGGTTGAAGTCCCAGGTGAGTTTTGCCCTCCATTGAAACGCAAGTTTCGTGTGGGTGTGTTTGGCACACCACCAGCTGCCAGTTGGATGATACAACTTTATAGATAGGAGAATGCACTAGAACCCCCCATTTAGTTTTCCACCGGAGGGT
The genomic region above belongs to Gossypium hirsutum isolate 1008001.06 chromosome D05, Gossypium_hirsutum_v2.1, whole genome shotgun sequence and contains:
- the LOC107905787 gene encoding non-classical arabinogalactan protein 31 — translated: MGFAVVVLVVKAVLLVQLSLLLLSTFTVSAPIWPQASPPHYHAVSPVVPPSHPPTHHHHHHPHPHPHPHPPTKPPTPTPPPVHPPPKAPVQPPTKPPTSAPPKPPVQPPTKPPTKPPTQPPPKPPTQPPTKPPTKPPTQSPTKPPTHPPSHPPAKPPTSSHVAVQGVVYCKSCKYAGVDTLLGAKPIPRATVRLTCKDAKNELTVQFKTDKNGYFFLQAPITIYNFDLHNCSVSLVSSPLRACSKPSNLNGGLKGAPLKPEKPSTSKKLPYVLYSVGPFAFEPTCHKN
- the LOC107905786 gene encoding eukaryotic translation initiation factor 3 subunit D; this translates as MVGVFEVGAVPFNPDGWGPPESTTATPPSTTTTLPPHVPYATFSRSERLGRIADFTRSFSSSNANASNRPSSGKPGSADSPFDFSLDLDAFPLANPDDGSAFRLVDTKPTPRPKFGPKWRFNQHRPQLPQRRDEEVEARKREAEKERARRDRLYNLNRSNQNQQRREAAIFKSSVDIQPEWNMLEQIPFSTFTKLSFSVSDPEDLLLCGALEYYDRSFDRITPKNERRLERFKNRNFFKVTTTDDPVIRRLANEDKATVFATDTILATLMCAPRSVYSWDIVVQRVGNKLFFDKRDGSQLDLLSVHETSQEPLPEAKDDINSAYSLSVEAAYINQNFSQQVLVRDGNKVSFDEPNPFANEGDEVASVAYRYRRWKLDGDMYLVARCEVQSVVEVNNKNSFVTLNALNEFDPKYSGVDWRQKLETQRGAVLATELKNNANKLAKWTAQAILASADLMKLGYVTRVHPRDHFNHVILGVVGYKPRDFASQINLNTSNMWGIVKSIVDLCMKLNEGKYVLVKDPSKPQVRIYEVPADAFENDYVEEPLPEEEQVQPPSEDAEGVEANGTTTDDKEIEAQT